A window of Microbacterium hominis genomic DNA:
CGGGGATCTCGGGCAGGAACTGGTCGATCAAACCGGTCTCGACGAGGATCCGGATGCCGCGCACCGGGTCATCGGTCTGCAGCAGCTTCACGATCTCACCCTGCACGCGCTCGGGGCTGACGATCTCGAGCGTCTGGCGCAGGGCGGTGATCGCGGCGAGCGTGTCGACGTCGACATCGAAGCCGAGCTGGGAGGAGAAGCGCGCGGCGCGCAGCATGCGCAACGGATCGTCGCCGAAGCTGACCCGAGGGTCGGTCGGCGTGCGCAGCACCCCGCGCAGCAGGTCTTCGACCCCGCCGGTCGGATCGACCAGCGTGCGCGCCGGAACGCGCAGCGCCATCGCGTTGACGGTGAAGTCGCGGCGCACGAGGTCTCCCTCGATGCTGTCGCCGAATTCCACGGTCGGCTTGCGCGTCACCCCGTCGTAGCTGTCGGCGCGGTAGGTGGTGATCTCGACCTGCTCGCCGGCGACCTTCGCGCCGATCGTGCCGAACGCGCGCCCGATGTCCCAGTGCGCGGTGGCGATGGGCTTGACGATTCGCAGGATGTCGTCGGGCCGCGCGTCGGTCGTGAAGTCGAGGTCGTTCGTCGTGCGTCCCAGCAGCGCGTCGCGCACGGGTCCGCCCACGATGGCCAGATCGAATCCGGCGTCGGCGAATGCGGTCGCGAGCGAGGCGACCACGGGGGACTCGGCGAGCGCGCCGAGGCGCGCGACGCCCTCGGCCATGTTGAGCATGGCTTCCAGCCTACCGAGGCGGTCTCATGCGAAACGCAGGAACCCCGTGAACGCCAGCTCGCGCACCCGCGGCAGCAGATCGGCGCGCAGGGCCGCGGCATCCACCTCGAGAAGTTCCGCGATCGCATCGATGAGGGCGCCGACCGGCAGGTCGCCGTCGCACGCGCCCACGAGCGCCGCGAGACCGGGGTCGACCGCGAGCGACCGCGAGAATCCGCCGCCCTGGCGCAGCTCGATCACGGTCGGATCCTCGGCGCCCGGCAGATGATGACGCGCTTCGGTCACGTCGGGAGAGACGAGGAGAATGGATGCCGCCAGCGCCGTGTCATCGATGCCCGCAAGCCGGTCGTGGGCGGCGAGGGCGTCGGCCAGGTGCGCACCGAGGGAGTCGGCGTCGACGTGCTGCGCGATCTGCTCGTACCGCGCCAGGGTGGGTTGGGCGTCTCCGAGCGGACGCCGCAGCAGCACGTAGCCGAATCCGACGGCGGTGACCCGGCGCGCCGCGAAGTCGTCCAGCCACGCGGAGATCAGTCGCGCGTAGCGCTCGGTGCCGGGCACGGTTCCGCCGTCGCGCACCCACAGCTCGGCGTAGGCGAGCGGGTCCAGGCTCTCGCGTTCGACGACCCACGCGTCGAGAGCGACGGGCGAGGCATCCACCCATTCCCTCACCCGGTCCAGGCCCGCCACGCCCTCGCGGGTCTCCCAGTTGCCGAGCAGCTGCGCCACCCCTCCCCGCGCGAGATGCGTGCCGACGCCGCCGATGAACGCCGCGACGAGGTCGTCGCCGACCATGCCGCCGTCGCGGTACTCGTACGCGGGCACGCCCTCGACCCGCGGGGTGATCACGAACGGCGGGTTCGACGCGATGCGGTCGAACCGCTCGCCGGCGACCGGTTCGAACAGACTCCCCGCCCGTGTCTCGATGCCCGCCACGCCGTTGAGCAGCGCGTTCAGGCGTGTGAAGCGCAGCGCGCTCTCCGAGATGTCGGTGGCCACGACCCGATCGACGTTGCGTCGGGCACGCAGAGACTGGATGCCGCACCCGGCGCCCAGATCGAGTCCGGTGGTCGCGGGTGTCGGCAGCTGGATCGCCGCCAGCGTCAGGGAGGCCCCGCCCACGCCGAGCACGTGGTCTTCGGGCAGCGGACCCTGCAGCGCCGCCTCGTCGAGATCGCTCGCGACCCACCACTGGCTCACCCCCGACGGATCGGCGTATGCCTGCGGGCGGATGAGAGCCGTCGGGGTCACGGTGTCTCCGGCCGGCGTCTCGGCGAGACCGAGGGCCGCGAGACCCGCCGCGCCCGTGCGGGGGAGGGCGGCGTCGACCGCCGCCGCCGGCTGCGGCATCCCGAGCACGAGCAGGCGCCCGAGGGTGGCGAGGGGGTCGTCGCGGCCGGCGATCGCACGCAGCGCCGGTTCGCGCAGGCTCCGGGCGACGGCGTCGTCGGCGATCGGTCCCCATGCCGCGCGCAGCGGCTCGGAGCGGAATCCCGCCGCGGCGAGGTCGTCGGCCAGGAGGCGGCAGATGTCGGCAGCGGGTTCGGGGATCACCCGACCATTCAACCGTGTTCGGCTCGCCACGGCCGGGCACGGAACGCTCAGGGACGGTGAACGTAGAATCGGGGCAGATCGTGCGGTCCGGCATCGCACAGGAGCGAACCCCCATGACCGTGACCCCCACAGCCCCGATCACGGGCGCGCCACGACGGCCGCGCGTGCGTGCGGTGTCGGCCGCTCTCGGTGCCGCAGCGCTCCTGGTCGGCCCGCTGCTGGGGGGTCCGCTGGTGGGGGGTCCGCTGGTGGGGGGTCCGGCCGCCCGGGCCGACGAGGTGACACCGTCGCCGAGTCCCACCGCACCCGCGCTGACCGGCACCACGACCTTCACGCTCTCGCCGGTAGAGAACGGCGTCGTCGACGCGGGCGAGGCGCTCACCGTCTCGGTGTCGGTGCAGAACGGCACGGCGGCGACGATCCCGGCACTGTCGGTCGACCTGGGGCTGGGCACCACAGCCCTCCCCGACCGCGTCGCGCTGAGCGCCTGGCTCGCCGGCACCACCACCTCGGTGACCACGCAGCCGGTCGCCTCGGCCACGCTCGAGAGCATCCCGTCCGGTGGAGAGCAGGGCTCGGGCATGACCGTGCCGGCCGACGACCCTCTGCTCGAAGGTCTCGCGCCCGGTGTGTATCCGCTCGTCGCGTCGTACACCTCGGGTGACGACGCCGACGGCGACGGACTCGGCGACGTGGTCGCTTCGACGAGCGTCGTGATCATCCCCGACCCCGAGGCGACGCCGGTCGGCATCAGCGTGGTCGTCCCCCTCACCGCCGGAGTGCGGTCCGAGGGGCTGCTCAGCGCCGTCGAGCTCGCCGAGCTGACCGCCCCGGGCGGATCGCTGTCGGCGCAGGTCGCGGCGGTGGCGGGAACTGATGCCGTGATCGGCATAGACCCCGCGATCGTGGCGTCGATCCGCGTGCTCGGCGACGCGGCCCCCGCTTCCGCACGCGCCTGGCTCGCGCGCCTGGACGACCTGCCGAACGAGCGCTTCTCCCTCCAGTTCGGGGATGCCGACCCCGCCGTGCAGCTCGAGGCGGGCGCCACACGGCTGCTGAGTCCGTCCTCGCTGGCCTACGCCATGGACGACGCTGACTTCCCGGTCGTCGAGGAGACGGAGGATGCCGCGATCGGCATAGATCCGTCTGACGACTCCGCCGAGGTCGTGCCCAGCCCCTCTCCCACCGGCGAGAATCCCGACGAGCCGGTGCTGCCGACCACCGCGGAGCTGGTGGCCATCGACGGCGCCCGCGGGGCCACCTACTGGCCGACACCCGGCGCCGCCAGCCCTGAGGCGCTCGCGCGCCTGGGCGTGCTGGATGCCGGCGACGACCGCTCCGTGACGATCCTCCCGTCGCGCGCGACGGCCGAGGGCGCCTCCGGGCGCACCATCCCCGCACACGCCGTGGCAGGCGACGCAACGCTGCTCGTGTACGACTCGATCGTGACCGAAGCCCTGACGCGCGCGGCATCCATCGACCGCACCCCCCTGCGCGGCGCCGCGCTCACCGAGGCGACCGCACACCTGGTCTTCGCGTCGGCCGAGACTGGAGGGCGCGACCTCGCCGTCGCCGTCGAGCGTGGCACCGACCGCTCGAACGTCGCCCTCCACTCCGCGATCATCGCCGCCGAGCAGGCGCCGGGCACCGTCGCGAGGAGCCTCACCCGGGCGCTCTCGGAACCGCCCCGGAGCGTCGCGATCGCCGACGCCACCGCGGGCGAGGAGCGCGTGGCGACCGCGGCGGGCTTCGCCGACGACGAATCCGAGCTCGCTCGCTTCGCGACGATCCTCACCGATCCGGCGCTCCTGACCGGACCCGAGCGTGCGGAGATCCTGCAGCTGCTCTCCGTCTCGTGGGCGGAGGAGCCGGTGCTCGCCCAAGCCGCCGCTGCCGTGCACCGGCAGGGCACCCTCAGCACCCTCGACTCGGTCGGCCTCCTGCCCGTGAGCACCTTCACCCTGCTCGGGTCCGACGGAGGCCTGCGGTTCTGGGTGCGCAACGAGCTGCCCTACCCGGTCAACCTCGTGCTCTACACGACGCCCGACGATCTGCGCCTCGACGTGCAGCCGGCCACCGAGGTCACCGCGACACCGCAGAGCAACACCCGCGTCGAGGTGCCCGTGCAGGCGCGGGTCGGCAGCGGCGAGGTGACCCTCGATCTGCAGCTGCGCAGTCCGTCGAGCGTCGCGATCGGCCCCGCCGAGTCGGTGCAGGTCAACGTGCGCGCCGAGTGGGAGGCCGTTGGCCTCACCGCCCTCGGTGTC
This region includes:
- a CDS encoding CCA tRNA nucleotidyltransferase; translation: MLNMAEGVARLGALAESPVVASLATAFADAGFDLAIVGGPVRDALLGRTTNDLDFTTDARPDDILRIVKPIATAHWDIGRAFGTIGAKVAGEQVEITTYRADSYDGVTRKPTVEFGDSIEGDLVRRDFTVNAMALRVPARTLVDPTGGVEDLLRGVLRTPTDPRVSFGDDPLRMLRAARFSSQLGFDVDVDTLAAITALRQTLEIVSPERVQGEIVKLLQTDDPVRGIRILVETGLIDQFLPEIPALRLEVDEHHHHKDVYEHSLTVLQQAIELERERHPGAAPDVPLRLAALLHDIGKPATRRLEPGGGVTFYHHDLKGARMARKRLTALRFDTDTIRVVTRLIELHLRFFGYAEGSWTDSAVRRYVRDAEAELERLHILTRADVTTRNKRKAARLAGAYDDIERRITELAAQEQLDAMRPELDGNRIQEVLGIAPGREVGEAYRYLLDIRLDEGIIGVDAAEQRLREWWAARA
- a CDS encoding DUF7059 domain-containing protein translates to MIPEPAADICRLLADDLAAAGFRSEPLRAAWGPIADDAVARSLREPALRAIAGRDDPLATLGRLLVLGMPQPAAAVDAALPRTGAAGLAALGLAETPAGDTVTPTALIRPQAYADPSGVSQWWVASDLDEAALQGPLPEDHVLGVGGASLTLAAIQLPTPATTGLDLGAGCGIQSLRARRNVDRVVATDISESALRFTRLNALLNGVAGIETRAGSLFEPVAGERFDRIASNPPFVITPRVEGVPAYEYRDGGMVGDDLVAAFIGGVGTHLARGGVAQLLGNWETREGVAGLDRVREWVDASPVALDAWVVERESLDPLAYAELWVRDGGTVPGTERYARLISAWLDDFAARRVTAVGFGYVLLRRPLGDAQPTLARYEQIAQHVDADSLGAHLADALAAHDRLAGIDDTALAASILLVSPDVTEARHHLPGAEDPTVIELRQGGGFSRSLAVDPGLAALVGACDGDLPVGALIDAIAELLEVDAAALRADLLPRVRELAFTGFLRFA
- a CDS encoding DUF6049 family protein codes for the protein MTVTPTAPITGAPRRPRVRAVSAALGAAALLVGPLLGGPLVGGPLVGGPAARADEVTPSPSPTAPALTGTTTFTLSPVENGVVDAGEALTVSVSVQNGTAATIPALSVDLGLGTTALPDRVALSAWLAGTTTSVTTQPVASATLESIPSGGEQGSGMTVPADDPLLEGLAPGVYPLVASYTSGDDADGDGLGDVVASTSVVIIPDPEATPVGISVVVPLTAGVRSEGLLSAVELAELTAPGGSLSAQVAAVAGTDAVIGIDPAIVASIRVLGDAAPASARAWLARLDDLPNERFSLQFGDADPAVQLEAGATRLLSPSSLAYAMDDADFPVVEETEDAAIGIDPSDDSAEVVPSPSPTGENPDEPVLPTTAELVAIDGARGATYWPTPGAASPEALARLGVLDAGDDRSVTILPSRATAEGASGRTIPAHAVAGDATLLVYDSIVTEALTRAASIDRTPLRGAALTEATAHLVFASAETGGRDLAVAVERGTDRSNVALHSAIIAAEQAPGTVARSLTRALSEPPRSVAIADATAGEERVATAAGFADDESELARFATILTDPALLTGPERAEILQLLSVSWAEEPVLAQAAAAVHRQGTLSTLDSVGLLPVSTFTLLGSDGGLRFWVRNELPYPVNLVLYTTPDDLRLDVQPATEVTATPQSNTRVEVPVQARVGSGEVTLDLQLRSPSSVAIGPAESVQVNVRAEWEAVGLTALGVVVGGLIVLGAARTVLKIRARRTAGATPQREPADPAEAPEVSPSGAAPAGSGDSETEAL